The DNA segment AATATTTGTAGCTAATCGCGGGGCTGTTCGCTTCAACGTCCCTCAAGACTGGTTTTTTGAGCCACAGGAAAAATCCTTCAAATTCAGCGATAAAAAACCACCCAAAGATGATTGCGCGTTGGAAGTGTCTTTTAATCAACTTCCTCCCAACGACTGGACTCTGTTTCCCCTCAAATCCACCTTGAGGAAAGTAGTAGAAGACGACGGCCGTGATGTGATTGAGAAAGGAGAAATCATTAGCCTCAAGCGCCAAACTGCCAAAATTGTCTGGACAGAACTCAAATTTATCGATACCCAAGAAGAACCACGGGAAGCTTTTTCGCGGATTTGCATTGGTTTGGGGTCAAATGTGCAATGTTTGATTACATTCGAGTTTTGGGCTGATCAAGCAGAGCAAATGACACCTGTTTGGGATGAAGTCATGCGATCGCTTACACTAGGTCTGTATATCCGTGACCCAAGCACTGGTTTGGCTTTCCCCGACTGAGCCACAGTTAATAATCAGGGTAAATATTATGTTGACTCAATTACCAAATCCTATTAGTGTCCCTTCATGGTGGCAACTTATCAATTGGATTGCTGATCCGATTGGATTTCAGAAAAAATATAGTAAAAAGTATGGCAACATTTTTTCCATGCAGCTTGCTGGAATCGGCTCTTTCGTAATTTTAGGGGAGCCTCAAGCTCTTCAAGAAATTTTCACCCAAGATTCTAGATTTGATGTTGGTCGGGGAAATACACTTGCAGAGCCTCTCATTGGGCGAACTTCTCTTATGTTAATGGATGGCGATCGCCATCGACGAGAACGAAAATTATTAATGCCCCCCTTTCATGGAGAAAGGCTACAAGCTTATGCTCAACAAATCTGCTTAATTACCAACCAGATCGCCAGCGAATGGCAAATTGGGCAACCTTTTGTTGCTAGGTCTGCCATGCAGAAACTGAGTCTAGAGGTGATTATACAAATTGTCTTTGGTTTAGCTGACGGAGAACGCTATCAACAAATAAAGCCTCTATTCACAGATTGGCTGAATATGACTGATTCTCCCTTACGCTCCAGTATGCTTTTTCTAAAGTCCCTACAAAAAGATTGGGGAACCTGGACTCCTTGGGGACAGATGAAACATAAACAACGTTCTATTTATGATCTACTCCAAGCAGAAATAGAAGAGAAAAGAACAAAGGAAAATGAGCAGCGCGGTGATGTTCTAAGTTTGATGATGGCAGCACGAGATGAAAATGGGCAAGCCATGACAGACGAGGAACTAAAAGATGAATTGCTAACAATTTTATTTGCTGGACATGAAACTACCGCAACCACAATAGCGTGGGCTTTCTATCAAATTTTAAAAAATGTAAATGTGCAGGAAAAATTACAGCAGGAACTCGACAGATTGGGAGCAAACCCTAACCCAATGGAAATTGCCCAGCTTCCTTACCTAACAGCAGTTTCTCAAGAAACTCTGCGGATGTATCCAGTCTTACCAACACTTTTTCCACGCATTACCAAATCATCTATAAATATTGCCGGATACCAATTGGAACCTGACACAACCTTAATGGCGAGTATATACCTCATACATTACCGGGAAGACTTGTATCCTAATCCTCAACAATTTCGACCAGAACGTTTTATAGAACGGCAATATTCTCCTTCAGAATACATTCCTTTTGGTGGTGGAAGTCGTCGCTGTTTGGGATATGCTCTAGCTCTGTTAGAAATAAAATTGGTTATTGCAACAGTTCTATCAAATTATCAACTTGCTCTAGCGGAAGATAAACCTGTTAACGTGCAACGACGTGGATTTACCCTGGCTCCAGATGGTGGAGTTAGGGTAATAATGACTGGCAAAAAATCATTGAAATTTGAGCAAAGTAGCAAGATTTTCAACTGAAGATTTGACAGTATTTCATATTGAGCTTATTTAGAAGCGTCAAGGCGAATTAAGTTAGTATTGATTAACCCATAGAATACTAATTATTGAGCATATAGATACAATAACTTATGACTCTATCTGAGATACTTCCTGCTGTTCGGAGACTTTCCACAACAGAAAAACTCAAGCAGACTTCGCAGCAGTCAAGTTAGTGTCTGCATGGGTGCGTAGTCCGAATGCACCTCTAATTCTTGGTCAAACCAACTTTTTTATTGAGTTCGACGTTTGCTTTTACCGTTCCCAGTTTGAGTTTGAAGTACAACCAAAGTCCTCAACAGCAAGCTAACAATCATTGGGCTCGGACTAATTTGCGATCGCCATCACTGTGTCTTTTATACCTTGGCGTAGCTTACCATAGCGATCGCGTAGCTAATCAAGGTAATTGCATTCTTTTTATGACGATAAGATAAATTATCAGTCACGCCATTAGAGTTAATAGGAGCGCAAAATGACGGAGAATGATCAGGCAATCAGCCAAATACGTCAAATTCGCCACATGATATCTGAGGAAAATGAACACAACCCTCAGAAACTGGTGAATTACTACATCCAACTCCAGAAGTAATATCCTCACCTCATACAATATAATCCACAGACAGAACTTTTAAAATCGTCACCACAAAAAGGTATTGAAGCCTAAATACGCAAGTAATCTGTAAAGTCTGCCAAGTTGTAAAAAATTTTATTGCATTAGCGTAGTTTACTGTAGCGATCGCCTAGCTAATCAAGATAATTGCATTCTGTTGATGACGATAAGATAAATTATCAGTGATGGGAACAACTACTTAAGCTTACCGTAGGTATCGCTAACTTTAGCCATTAGTGCGTTAGCGGAGCTTACCGTAGGTATCGCCAGCCCATCAAGCTAATTCAATCATATAAAAATCCAAGGTTTTTTATGTGCTTACATAAATGCGCTTACACAAATTTTATCTAAAATATGAATGTATTATTTAATACTTTATTTTTTTGGCTATAACTTTAGCTAATG comes from the Nostoc sp. PCC 7120 = FACHB-418 genome and includes:
- a CDS encoding cytochrome P450, which translates into the protein MLTQLPNPISVPSWWQLINWIADPIGFQKKYSKKYGNIFSMQLAGIGSFVILGEPQALQEIFTQDSRFDVGRGNTLAEPLIGRTSLMLMDGDRHRRERKLLMPPFHGERLQAYAQQICLITNQIASEWQIGQPFVARSAMQKLSLEVIIQIVFGLADGERYQQIKPLFTDWLNMTDSPLRSSMLFLKSLQKDWGTWTPWGQMKHKQRSIYDLLQAEIEEKRTKENEQRGDVLSLMMAARDENGQAMTDEELKDELLTILFAGHETTATTIAWAFYQILKNVNVQEKLQQELDRLGANPNPMEIAQLPYLTAVSQETLRMYPVLPTLFPRITKSSINIAGYQLEPDTTLMASIYLIHYREDLYPNPQQFRPERFIERQYSPSEYIPFGGGSRRCLGYALALLEIKLVIATVLSNYQLALAEDKPVNVQRRGFTLAPDGGVRVIMTGKKSLKFEQSSKIFN